A region from the Branchiostoma lanceolatum isolate klBraLanc5 chromosome 2, klBraLanc5.hap2, whole genome shotgun sequence genome encodes:
- the LOC136427023 gene encoding polycystin-1-like protein 3, which translates to MPYQFVCYDWLSEDRGDFRVQKVLHVATREQLGSFSSLFRENTDAMFYDQHLWISPFVSPDGSSFTRSERLSCCCAVFSSIMLSNAMWYKSDEGFVTKNTVFDLGFVQITLQELYVSLVTVVMVMPVVLVPARLFRVEVPASITAPGIRRSSKYGVLKDRLSRWSKYVAWLLVATVSVVSSFFVILYSLDWGREKSEAWLKAFFFSWGLSSLIAETGQTVVLAALFSFICTQRSIEKQTTYTIKKDELHEHLWDQEGKRYDAFTTVSV; encoded by the exons ATGCC TTATCAGTTTGTTTGCTACGACTGGCTGTCTGAAGACCGAGGCGACTTCCGGGTGCAGAAAGTTCTCCATGTGGCGACCCGGGAACAGTTGGGATCTTTCAGTAGCTTGTTCCGGGAGAACACGGATGCAATGTTCTACGATCAACACTTATGGATTTCCCcttttgtgtcaccggacg GATCCAGCTTCACCAGGTCAGAACGTCTGTCTTGCTGCTGTGCAGTCTTCAGCAGCATCATGTTGTCCAACGCCATGTGGTATAAGAGTGACGAAGGTTTTGTGACAAAGAACACCGTGTTTGATCTGGGATTTGTACAGATCACTCTACAA GAGCTGTACGTAAGTCTCGTGACTGTAGTCATGGTGATGCCTGTCGTGTTGGTACCGGCCAGACTGTTCCGTGTGGAGGTACCAGCTTCCATCACCGCTCCGGGAATACGGCGTAGCTCCAAATATG GGGTATTGAAAGATCGACTGTCCCGTTGGTCAAAGTACGTGGCGTGGTTGCTAGTGGCGACGGTTTCCGTCGTCTCGTCGTTCTTTGTGATCCTGTACAGTCTGGACTGGGGGAGAGAGAAGAGTGAAGCCTGGTTAAAGGCCTTCTTCTTTTCCTGGGGGTTGTCAAGTCTCATCGCCGAAACTGGCCAG ACAGTGGTCCTGGCGGCACTGTTTTCCTTTATTTGTACCCAGAGGTCCATCGAAAAGCAGACCACGTACACTATCAAGAAAGACGAACTCCACGAGCACCTTTGGGACCAGGAAGGTAAACGATACGATGCATTTACGACTGTTTCTGTTTGA